In Piliocolobus tephrosceles isolate RC106 chromosome 10, ASM277652v3, whole genome shotgun sequence, a single window of DNA contains:
- the LOC111552061 gene encoding taste receptor type 2 member 45 — protein sequence MITFLPIIFSILVVVTFVIGNFANGFIALVNSTEWVKRQKISFADQILTALAVSRIGLLWVLLLHWYSIVLNPAFYSVEVRTTTYNVWAVTSHLSNWLATSLSIFYLLKIANFSNLIFLHLKRRVKSVILVMLLGTLLFLPCHLFVINMNQIVQTKEYEGNMTWKIKLMRTMFLSDTTVTMLANLVPFTLTLVSFLLLISSLCKHLKKMQLHGKGSQDPNTKVHIKALQTVISFLLLCGIYFVFVTISVWSLQTLDNNPVFMFCQAITFSYPSAHPFILIWGNKKLKQTFLSVLWQERYWVKGQKPSSP from the coding sequence ATGATAACTTTTCTACCCATCATTTTTTCCATTCTAGTAGTGGTTACATTTGTTATTGGAAATTTTGCTAATGGCTTCATAGCATTGGTAAATTCCACTGAGTGGGTCAAGAGACAAAAGATCTCCTTTGCTGACCAAATTCTCACTGCTCTGGCGGTCTCCAGAATTGGTTTGCTCTGGGTGTTATTATTACACTGGTATTCAATTGTGTTGAATCCAGCTTTTTATAGTGTAGAGGTAAGAACTACCACTTATAATGTCTGGGCAGTAACCAGCCATTTGAGCAACTGGCTTGCTACTAGTCTCagcatattttatttgcttaagaTTGCCAATTTCTCCAaccttatttttcttcacttaaagAGGAGAGTTAAGAGTGTCATTCTGGTGATGCTGTTGGGGACTTTGCTATTTTTGCCTTGTCATCTTTTTGTGATAAATATGAATCAGATTGTACAGACAAAAGAATATGAAGGAAACATGACTTGGAAGATCAAATTGATGAGGACAATGTTCCTGTCAGATACGACTGTAACCATGCTAGCAAACTTAGTACCCTTTACTCTGACCTTGGTATCTTTTCTGCTGTTAATCTCTTCTCTGTGTAAACATCTCAAGAAGATGCAGCTTCATGGGAAAGGATCTCAAGATCCCAATACCAAGGTCCACATAAAAGCTTTGCAAACTGTGATTTCCTTCCTCTTGTTATGTGGCATTTACTTTGTCTTCGTAACCATATCAGTTTGGAGTCTTCAGACTCTGGATAATAACCCTGTCTTCATGTTCTGCCAAGCTATTACATTCAGCTATCCTTCGGCCCACCCATTCATCCTAATTTGGGGAAACAAGAAGCTAAAGCAgacttttctttcagttttgtggCAAGAGAGGTACTGGGTGAAAGGACAGAAGCCGTCATCTCCATAG